From Plectropomus leopardus isolate mb unplaced genomic scaffold, YSFRI_Pleo_2.0 unplaced_scaffold4627, whole genome shotgun sequence:
gatgtgtttatttcttctgtgtGATAGGCTATTAGAGCTAGCACTATGAAGTAAAATTGTCCAAAGCTTATCATTATTGATGAGAATTTTATCATGCTGCTTTTTCTAGATTGTTTTCTCACCCAGCCCTAATTCCAATGTAATTCCAATATGATGTATACAGTAATGTCAGGACAACAACCAGTCTACGTCATCATAGCATGAAACCATGCCTAAGCATTTCAAGATCCAAAATGTATCTGAGTGTCAAGTCTAAAGGGTGTGTTGCACAGAATCATGTGATCCCCTTCTTCCCTCAGACAATAGTTATGACAGGAACAGGGCGAGCGGGCGCCTAAACAACGGCATACCCATGGTGCCTCAGAGGAGGAGTCCATCAGAACTGGACAGTTTCCGATGCTCTCTGCCAGTGCATGAACGCCAGGAGGAGATCGTTCAGCTCATCAGAGGAAACAGAGTGGTGCTGGTAGTGGGAGAGACTGGCTCTGGGAAGACTACACAGGTGGGTTATAC
This genomic window contains:
- the LOC121939367 gene encoding 3'-5' RNA helicase YTHDC2-like is translated as NSYDRNRASGRLNNGIPMVPQRRSPSELDSFRCSLPVHERQEEIVQLIRGNRVVLVVGETGSGKTTQIPQFLLDEYSRNGEPCRIFCTQPRRLAAIAVAERVAAERGESVGQT